Proteins from a genomic interval of Pseudomonas paeninsulae:
- the rfaP gene encoding lipopolysaccharide core heptose(I) kinase RfaP: MKLLLSEPFKTLWAGKDAFAEVEALQGQVYRELEGRRTLRTEVAGRGYFVKIHRGIGWREIAKNLLTAKLPVLGAGQELRAIQRLHEAGVATMTAVAYGERGSNPARQHSFIVTEELAPTVSLEDFSLDWPQSPPAPALKRALIAEVAKMAGSMHRAGVNHRDCYICHFLLHTDQPVTASDFRLSLIDLHRAQIHASLPLRWRNKDLAGLYFSALNIGLTRRDKLRFLKGYFAAVQGQQLQNPLSLRQILRDEARLLAWLQRKADQLLARYARKYAPGAGHE; this comes from the coding sequence ATGAAGTTGCTGCTCAGCGAACCGTTCAAGACGTTGTGGGCCGGTAAGGACGCCTTTGCCGAAGTGGAGGCCTTGCAGGGCCAGGTTTACCGCGAGCTAGAGGGCCGCCGCACCCTGCGCACTGAAGTGGCCGGGCGTGGCTATTTCGTCAAGATCCATCGCGGCATCGGCTGGCGCGAGATCGCCAAGAACCTGCTCACCGCCAAGCTGCCGGTACTCGGCGCGGGGCAGGAGTTGCGGGCGATTCAGCGCTTGCATGAAGCCGGCGTGGCGACCATGACCGCGGTGGCCTATGGTGAGCGCGGCAGCAACCCGGCACGGCAGCATTCCTTTATCGTCACCGAGGAGCTGGCGCCGACCGTCAGCCTGGAAGACTTCAGCCTCGACTGGCCGCAGAGCCCACCCGCGCCCGCGCTCAAGCGCGCGCTGATCGCCGAAGTGGCGAAGATGGCCGGCAGCATGCACCGCGCCGGAGTCAATCATCGGGACTGCTATATCTGCCACTTCCTGCTGCACACCGACCAGCCGGTTACCGCGAGCGATTTCCGCCTGTCACTGATCGACCTGCACCGCGCGCAGATCCACGCCAGTTTGCCGCTACGCTGGCGTAACAAGGACCTGGCCGGGCTGTACTTCTCGGCCCTGAATATCGGCCTGACCCGGCGCGACAAACTGCGCTTTCTCAAGGGCTATTTTGCTGCCGTGCAGGGCCAGCAACTCCAGAATCCGCTGTCGCTGCGGCAGATTCTGCGCGATGAGGCGCGGCTGTTGGCCTGGCTGCAGCGCAAGGCGGACCAGTTACTGGCCCGCTATGCGCGCAAATACGCACCAGGTGCCGGTCATGAGTAA
- a CDS encoding glycosyltransferase family 4 protein, giving the protein MQLAFILYKYFPFGGLQRDFLRIALECQQRGHAIRVYTPIWEGEVPDGFEVVVVPVKALFNHKRNEKLTAWVETDLARRPVDRVIGFNKMPGLDVYYAADGCFEDKAQTLRNPIYRMWGRYKHFADYERAVFAPESATSILMISEVQQPLFIKHYHTPLQRFHLLPPGIAQDRRAPANAAEIRAEFRREFGLADDELLLVQIGSGFKTKGLDRSLKAVAALPRELRQRTRLIVIGQDDPTAFLLQIKTLGISEQVQILKGRSDIPRFLLGADLLIHPAYNENTGTVLLEALVAGLPVLVTDVCGYAHYICDADAGRVLPSPFAQERLNHTLADMLADDQRRAFWGRNGLAYADCADLYSMPQKAADVILAERP; this is encoded by the coding sequence ATGCAATTGGCTTTTATCCTCTACAAATATTTTCCCTTTGGCGGCTTGCAGCGCGACTTCCTGCGCATTGCCCTGGAGTGCCAGCAGCGCGGCCATGCGATTCGCGTGTATACGCCGATCTGGGAAGGCGAAGTGCCTGATGGTTTCGAGGTGGTGGTGGTGCCGGTCAAGGCGCTGTTCAACCATAAACGCAACGAGAAGCTCACGGCCTGGGTCGAGACTGACCTGGCCAGGCGCCCGGTAGACCGGGTGATCGGCTTCAACAAGATGCCGGGGTTGGATGTGTATTACGCTGCCGACGGTTGTTTCGAGGACAAGGCGCAAACCCTGCGCAACCCGATTTACCGCATGTGGGGCCGTTACAAGCATTTCGCCGACTACGAGCGGGCGGTGTTCGCGCCGGAATCTGCGACCTCGATCCTGATGATCTCCGAGGTGCAGCAGCCATTGTTCATCAAGCATTACCACACCCCGCTGCAGCGTTTTCACCTGCTGCCGCCGGGCATCGCCCAAGACCGCCGCGCGCCGGCCAATGCCGCCGAGATTCGCGCCGAGTTCCGCCGCGAATTCGGCTTGGCGGATGACGAGCTGTTGCTGGTGCAGATCGGTTCCGGGTTCAAGACCAAGGGTCTGGATCGTAGCCTGAAAGCCGTCGCCGCCCTGCCGCGCGAGCTGCGCCAGCGCACCCGGTTGATCGTCATCGGCCAGGACGACCCCACGGCGTTCCTCCTGCAGATCAAGACCCTGGGGATTTCCGAGCAGGTGCAGATCCTCAAGGGCCGCAGCGATATCCCGCGTTTCCTACTCGGCGCCGACCTGCTGATCCATCCGGCCTACAACGAAAACACCGGCACCGTGCTGCTCGAAGCGCTGGTCGCCGGTCTGCCGGTACTGGTGACCGATGTCTGCGGTTACGCCCATTACATTTGCGACGCGGATGCCGGGCGGGTGCTGCCGAGCCCCTTCGCGCAGGAGCGGCTCAATCACACCCTAGCCGACATGCTGGCCGACGATCAGCGCCGTGCATTCTGGGGGCGTAACGGTCTGGCCTATGCAGACTGTGCCGACCTCTATTCCATGCCGCAGAAGGCTGCCGATGTGATCCTGGCGGAGCGCCCATGA
- the waaC gene encoding lipopolysaccharide heptosyltransferase I, with protein sequence MRVLLIKTSSLGDVIHTLPALTDAARAIPGIQFDWVVEEGFAEIPVWHPAVAQVIPVAIRRWRKHLWQTLKSGEWRRFKARLGETRYDLVIDAQGLLKSAWLSRYVKAPVAGLAPDSAREPLASRFYDRRYSVPREQHALERVRQLFAQALGYPLPAGIGDYGLNRASMAGAVEQPYLLFLHGTTWPSKHWPEACWRELAERMSALGWVVRLPWGNEVEKARAERIVAGLENAALLPKLNLAGVAKVIAGASACVAVDTGLGHLAAALDVPTLSLYGPTLPGRVGAYGRSQIHLCATGPGAGSGDRNTPCFETLLPERVVSELQALLLAEEAV encoded by the coding sequence GTGCGGGTTCTGTTGATCAAGACGTCCTCGCTCGGCGATGTCATCCATACCTTGCCGGCACTCACCGACGCGGCGCGAGCGATACCCGGTATCCAGTTCGACTGGGTGGTGGAAGAGGGCTTCGCCGAGATTCCCGTTTGGCACCCCGCGGTGGCCCAGGTGATCCCCGTGGCGATCCGTCGCTGGCGCAAGCACCTCTGGCAGACCCTGAAAAGCGGCGAGTGGCGCCGCTTCAAGGCGCGTCTGGGCGAAACCCGTTACGACCTGGTGATCGATGCTCAGGGCTTGCTGAAAAGTGCCTGGCTGAGCCGTTACGTCAAGGCGCCGGTGGCGGGCTTGGCGCCGGACTCCGCACGCGAGCCGCTGGCCAGCCGCTTCTATGACCGCCGTTACAGCGTGCCGCGCGAGCAGCACGCGCTGGAGCGGGTGCGTCAGTTGTTCGCCCAGGCGCTGGGCTATCCGCTGCCAGCGGGTATTGGCGACTATGGGCTGAATCGCGCAAGCATGGCCGGTGCGGTGGAGCAGCCGTATCTGCTGTTCCTGCACGGCACCACCTGGCCGAGCAAGCATTGGCCAGAAGCCTGCTGGCGCGAACTGGCCGAACGCATGAGCGCGCTCGGCTGGGTGGTGCGTCTGCCGTGGGGCAATGAGGTCGAGAAGGCGCGCGCCGAGCGCATCGTCGCCGGCCTGGAGAATGCCGCGTTGCTGCCAAAATTGAATCTGGCCGGCGTGGCCAAGGTCATCGCCGGTGCCAGCGCTTGCGTGGCGGTCGACACCGGGCTCGGTCACCTGGCCGCGGCCCTGGATGTGCCGACCCTCTCGCTCTACGGGCCGACCTTGCCGGGGCGGGTGGGTGCCTATGGCCGTTCCCAGATACACCTGTGCGCCACGGGCCCGGGTGCCGGTTCGGGCGACCGCAACACGCCCTGTTTCGAGACGCTGTTGCCGGAGCGGGTGGTCAGCGAGTTGCAGGCGTTGTTGCTGGCTGAGGAAGCCGTCTGA
- the waaF gene encoding lipopolysaccharide heptosyltransferase II, which produces MNILIVGPSWVGDMVMAQTLFQCLQQRHPGCAIDVLAPEWSRPILERMPEVRQALSFPLGHGVLQLATRRKIGKSLAGQYDQAILLPNSLKSALVPFFAGIGKRTGWKGEMRYGLLNDVRVLDKQRYPLMIERFMALAFEPGDELPKPYPRPSLHIDEGSRAAALAKFGLSLDRPVLALCPGAEFGEAKRWPSEHYAQVAEAKIRTGWQVWLFGSKNDHPVGEEIRLRLIPGLREEAVNLAGETSLAEAIDLLSCAGAVVSNDSGLMHVAAALNRPLVAVYGSTSPQFTPPLAEQVEIVRLGIECSPCFDRTCRFGHYNCLRELPARPVLQALDRLVADPIEPVEV; this is translated from the coding sequence ATGAATATTCTGATTGTCGGCCCCAGCTGGGTCGGTGACATGGTGATGGCGCAGACGCTGTTCCAGTGCCTGCAACAGCGTCATCCTGGTTGCGCGATCGACGTGCTGGCGCCCGAGTGGAGCCGGCCGATTCTCGAGCGCATGCCCGAAGTGCGTCAGGCCCTGAGCTTCCCGCTCGGCCATGGCGTGTTGCAACTGGCGACCCGACGCAAGATCGGCAAATCCCTGGCGGGTCAGTACGATCAGGCGATTCTGCTGCCCAATTCGCTGAAGTCAGCGCTGGTGCCGTTCTTTGCCGGTATCGGCAAGCGCACCGGCTGGAAAGGCGAGATGCGCTATGGCCTGCTCAACGATGTGCGCGTCCTGGATAAACAACGCTACCCGCTGATGATCGAGCGCTTTATGGCGCTCGCCTTTGAACCTGGCGATGAACTGCCCAAGCCTTATCCGCGGCCGTCCCTGCACATCGACGAAGGCAGTCGTGCGGCGGCGCTGGCCAAGTTCGGCCTGAGCCTGGACCGGCCGGTGCTAGCGCTCTGCCCCGGGGCCGAGTTCGGCGAAGCCAAGCGCTGGCCGAGCGAGCATTACGCCCAGGTCGCCGAGGCGAAGATCCGTACCGGCTGGCAGGTCTGGCTGTTCGGCTCGAAGAACGATCACCCGGTGGGTGAAGAAATCCGCCTGCGGCTGATTCCCGGGCTGCGCGAAGAAGCGGTGAATCTGGCCGGCGAGACCAGCCTGGCCGAAGCCATCGACCTGCTGTCCTGTGCTGGTGCCGTGGTCTCCAACGACTCGGGCTTGATGCATGTGGCCGCCGCGCTCAATCGTCCACTGGTGGCGGTCTACGGCTCCACTTCGCCGCAGTTCACCCCGCCGCTGGCCGAGCAGGTGGAGATCGTCCGGCTGGGCATCGAATGCAGTCCCTGCTTCGACCGCACCTGCCGCTTCGGTCACTACAACTGTCTGCGCGAGTTGCCAGCGCGGCCGGTGCTGCAGGCGCTGGATCGCCTGGTGGCCGATCCGATCGAGCCGGTTGAGGTGTAG
- a CDS encoding branched-chain amino acid transaminase produces the protein MSMADRDGVIWYDGKLVPWRDATTHVLTHTLHYGMGVFEGVRAYDTPDGAAIFRLQAHTDRLFDSAHIMNMQIPFSKDEISEATRAAVRENNLESAYIRPMVFYGSEGMGLRASGLKVHVIVAAWSWGAYMGDEALQVGIKVRTSSFTRHHVNISMTRAKANGNYINSMLALQEAISGGADEAMLLDTEGYVAEGSGENIFLVRNGVVYTPEVTSCLNGITRNTILTLADELGIQVIEKRITRDEVYIADEAFFTGTAAEVTPIREVDDRQIGAGRRGPVTEKLQKAYFDLVAGKTSNHAEWRTLVK, from the coding sequence ATGTCGATGGCCGATCGTGATGGCGTGATTTGGTATGACGGCAAACTGGTGCCGTGGCGTGACGCGACTACTCATGTGCTGACCCACACCCTGCATTACGGCATGGGCGTATTCGAGGGCGTGCGCGCCTACGACACCCCGGACGGCGCGGCAATCTTCCGCCTGCAGGCGCACACCGATCGCCTGTTCGATTCGGCGCACATCATGAATATGCAGATCCCGTTCAGCAAAGACGAGATCAGCGAGGCGACGCGCGCCGCCGTGCGCGAGAACAACCTGGAAAGCGCCTATATCCGCCCGATGGTGTTCTACGGGTCGGAAGGCATGGGCCTGCGTGCCAGCGGCCTGAAGGTGCATGTGATAGTCGCCGCCTGGAGTTGGGGCGCCTACATGGGCGACGAAGCCCTGCAGGTCGGGATCAAGGTGCGCACCAGCTCCTTTACCCGCCACCACGTCAACATCTCGATGACTCGGGCCAAGGCCAACGGCAACTACATCAACTCGATGCTGGCCCTGCAGGAAGCCATCTCCGGCGGCGCCGACGAGGCCATGCTGCTGGATACCGAAGGCTATGTGGCCGAAGGCTCGGGCGAGAACATCTTCCTGGTCAGAAATGGCGTGGTCTACACCCCGGAAGTAACTTCCTGCCTCAACGGCATCACCCGCAACACCATTCTGACCCTGGCCGACGAGCTGGGCATCCAGGTGATCGAGAAGCGCATCACCCGCGACGAGGTGTACATCGCCGACGAGGCCTTCTTCACCGGCACCGCCGCCGAAGTCACGCCGATCCGTGAAGTCGATGACCGGCAGATCGGCGCCGGCCGCCGTGGCCCGGTGACCGAGAAACTGCAAAAAGCCTATTTCGACCTGGTGGCCGGCAAGACCAGCAACCATGCCGAATGGCGCACGCTGGTTAAATAA
- the glnE gene encoding bifunctional [glutamate--ammonia ligase]-adenylyl-L-tyrosine phosphorylase/[glutamate--ammonia-ligase] adenylyltransferase, producing the protein MSLPALASLPATLAPLALRAEQSLQTAFAECCAAAVADFAAWPSARREVLRRVAAASDFVVEQAQRDPQMLLGLAASGELERSLQAGELRGQLAAALLDCADEDELGRCLRRFRNRQQVRIIWRDISRQADLIETCRDLSELADACIDLAYHWLYPRHCTQFGTPIGRRSGQAQHMVVLGMGKLGAFELNLSSDIDLIFGYPEGGETEGVKRPLDNQEFFIRLGQRLIKALDVITVDGFVFRTDMRLRPYGSSGSLVFSFNALEQYYQDQGRDWERYAMIKARVVGGDQVAGAQLLEMLRPFVYRRYLDFSAIEALRTMKQLIQQEVRRKGMAENIKLGAGGIREVEFIAQAFQLIHGGRDLSLQLRPLLQVLGTLEGQGYLPAAAVDELRQGYEFLRYTEHALQAIGDRQTQMLPDNDQDRARVAFMLGFDDWQAFHQQLMHWRGRVDWHFRQVIADPDEDAETADDEVVGGEWLPLWNDVQDEAAACRQLAEAGFAEAQSAWRRLADLRSGNQVRAMQRLGRERLDAFMPRLLAQAVEHDSPDLVLERVLPLIEAVARRSAYLVLLTENPGALQRLLTLCAASPWIAEQITRFPLLLDELLNEGRLFKPPLAPELAAELRERLMRIPEDDLEQQMEALRHFKLAHRLRVAASEISGSLPLMKVSDYLTWLAEAILEQVLALAWRQTTSKYGVPPRADGSPCDPDFIIVGYGKVGGIELGHGSDLDLVFIHDGDSQGETNGVKPIDGAQFFNRLGQRIIHLLTTQTNSGQLYEVDMRLRPSGAAGLLVSSLGAFQRYQENEAWTWEHQALVRARVLVGCPRVGKAFEAVRAAVLGRERDLDLLRTEVSEMRAKMRDNLGTRATAAGTAANAFEASIWFDLKQDAGGIVDIEFMVQYAALAWSRQYPELLAFTDNIRILEGLERIGLLTAENARLLQEAYKVYRAAAHRQALQKQPGVVRGDQFQEQRRSVLRIWRELGLS; encoded by the coding sequence ATGAGCCTGCCCGCGTTGGCTTCTTTACCAGCCACTCTTGCTCCCCTTGCCCTGCGTGCCGAACAGTCCTTGCAGACGGCCTTCGCCGAGTGCTGCGCTGCTGCCGTGGCCGATTTTGCCGCCTGGCCGAGTGCGCGTCGCGAGGTGCTCCGGCGCGTGGCGGCGGCCAGCGACTTCGTCGTCGAGCAAGCCCAGCGCGACCCGCAGATGCTCCTGGGGTTGGCCGCCTCCGGCGAGTTGGAGCGCTCGCTGCAGGCCGGTGAATTGCGTGGGCAACTGGCGGCCGCGTTGCTCGATTGCGCCGATGAAGACGAGCTGGGCCGGTGCCTGCGGCGTTTTCGCAATCGCCAGCAGGTGCGCATCATCTGGCGCGATATCAGTCGCCAGGCCGACCTGATCGAAACCTGTCGCGACCTTTCGGAACTGGCCGACGCCTGCATCGATCTGGCCTATCACTGGCTCTATCCTCGGCATTGCACGCAGTTCGGCACGCCCATCGGTCGGCGTAGTGGTCAGGCGCAGCACATGGTGGTGCTCGGCATGGGCAAGCTGGGCGCCTTTGAACTGAACCTGTCTTCGGACATCGACCTGATCTTTGGCTACCCGGAGGGCGGCGAAACCGAAGGGGTCAAGCGCCCGCTGGACAACCAGGAATTCTTCATTCGCCTCGGTCAGCGCCTGATCAAGGCGCTGGACGTGATCACCGTCGACGGCTTCGTCTTCCGCACCGACATGCGCCTGCGCCCTTATGGCTCCTCGGGTTCGCTGGTGTTCAGCTTCAACGCGCTGGAACAGTACTACCAGGATCAGGGCCGCGACTGGGAGCGCTACGCCATGATCAAGGCGCGGGTGGTCGGCGGCGATCAGGTCGCCGGAGCGCAGTTGCTGGAGATGTTGCGGCCATTCGTCTATCGGCGTTACCTGGACTTTTCCGCGATCGAAGCGCTGCGCACCATGAAGCAGCTGATCCAGCAGGAAGTGCGGCGCAAGGGCATGGCCGAGAACATCAAACTCGGTGCCGGCGGCATCCGCGAGGTGGAGTTTATCGCCCAGGCCTTTCAGCTGATTCACGGCGGCCGCGACTTGAGCCTGCAGCTGCGGCCGCTGCTGCAGGTGCTCGGCACGCTTGAAGGGCAGGGCTATCTGCCGGCCGCGGCAGTCGACGAATTACGTCAGGGCTACGAGTTCCTGCGTTACACCGAACATGCCTTGCAGGCGATCGGCGATCGGCAGACGCAGATGCTTCCCGATAACGACCAGGATCGCGCGCGCGTGGCCTTTATGCTCGGCTTCGATGACTGGCAGGCGTTTCACCAGCAACTGATGCACTGGCGTGGTCGGGTCGACTGGCATTTCCGCCAGGTGATCGCCGACCCGGATGAAGATGCCGAAACCGCCGATGATGAGGTGGTCGGTGGTGAGTGGCTGCCGCTGTGGAACGATGTTCAGGACGAGGCGGCGGCCTGCCGGCAACTGGCCGAAGCGGGGTTCGCCGAGGCGCAGTCCGCATGGCGGCGCCTTGCTGACTTGCGCAGCGGTAATCAGGTGCGGGCCATGCAGCGTCTCGGTCGTGAGCGCCTGGATGCCTTCATGCCGCGGCTGCTGGCGCAGGCGGTGGAGCACGACAGCCCCGATCTGGTTCTGGAACGGGTGCTGCCGCTGATCGAGGCGGTGGCGCGGCGCTCGGCCTATCTGGTGCTGCTGACGGAAAACCCCGGTGCCTTGCAGCGCCTGCTGACCCTGTGCGCCGCCAGCCCCTGGATCGCTGAACAGATCACCCGCTTTCCTTTATTGCTCGACGAGTTACTCAACGAGGGGCGCTTGTTCAAGCCGCCGCTGGCGCCAGAGCTGGCCGCCGAGTTGCGTGAGCGGCTGATGCGCATCCCCGAGGATGATCTCGAGCAGCAGATGGAGGCGCTGCGCCACTTCAAACTGGCGCACCGCTTGCGCGTGGCCGCGTCGGAAATCTCCGGCAGCCTGCCGTTGATGAAGGTCAGCGACTACCTGACCTGGCTGGCCGAGGCGATCCTTGAGCAAGTGCTGGCCCTGGCCTGGCGGCAGACCACCAGTAAATATGGGGTGCCGCCGCGTGCCGATGGCAGCCCGTGCGACCCGGACTTCATCATTGTCGGTTACGGCAAGGTCGGCGGGATCGAGCTGGGCCATGGCTCGGACCTGGATCTGGTGTTTATCCACGATGGCGATTCCCAGGGCGAGACCAATGGCGTCAAGCCGATCGACGGCGCGCAGTTTTTCAATCGCCTGGGGCAGCGCATCATCCATCTGCTGACCACCCAGACCAACTCCGGCCAGCTCTATGAAGTCGACATGCGCCTGCGCCCCTCGGGGGCGGCGGGTCTGTTGGTCAGCTCGCTGGGCGCCTTCCAGCGTTATCAGGAAAACGAAGCCTGGACCTGGGAGCACCAGGCCCTGGTGCGCGCCCGCGTGCTGGTCGGTTGCCCGCGGGTCGGCAAGGCATTCGAGGCGGTGCGCGCGGCGGTGCTCGGTCGTGAGCGTGACCTCGACCTGTTGCGCACCGAGGTCAGCGAGATGCGCGCGAAGATGCGCGACAACCTCGGCACCCGGGCTACGGCTGCCGGGACCGCGGCGAATGCCTTCGAGGCCTCGATCTGGTTCGACCTCAAGCAGGATGCCGGTGGTATCGTCGATATTGAATTTATGGTGCAATACGCGGCCTTGGCTTGGTCGCGACAATATCCCGAGCTGTTGGCGTTCACCGATAACATCCGCATTCTGGAAGGTCTGGAGCGCATTGGCTTACTGACCGCTGAAAATGCCCGTCTGCTGCAAGAGGCCTACAAGGTCTACCGCGCGGCGGCCCATCGCCAGGCATTGCAAAAGCAGCCAGGGGTGGTGCGTGGCGACCAGTTTCAGGAGCAAAGACGCAGCGTGCTGCGCATCTGGCGGGAGCTGGGGTTGAGCTGA
- the aceE gene encoding pyruvate dehydrogenase (acetyl-transferring), homodimeric type, producing MQDLDPVETQEWLDALESVLDKEGEDRAHYLMTRLGELATRSGSQLPYAITTPYRNTIPVTHEARMPGDLFMERRIRSLVRWNALAMVMRTNLKDPDLGGHISSFASSATLYDIGFNYFFQAPTDEHGGDLIFFQGHASPGVYARAFMEGRISEEQLDNFRQEVDGKGLSSYPHPWLMPDFWQFPTVSMGLGPIQAIYQARFMKYLEDRGYIPAGKQKVWCFLGDGECDEPESLGAISLAGREKLDNLIFVINCNLQRLDGPVRGNGKIIQELEGVFRGAQWNVNKVVWGRFWDPLLAKDTDGILQRRMDEVIDGEYQNYKAKDGAFVREHFFNSPELKEMVKDLSDDEIWKLNRGGHDPYKVYAAYHDAVHHKAQPTVILAKTIKGYGTGAGEAKNTAHNTKKVDVASLKQFRDRFDIPVQDDQLENLPFFKPKPGSAEYKYLHERRAALGGFVPQRRTNSFSIPTPPLDTLKAILDGSGDREISTTMAFVRVLAQLLKDKELGQRIVPIIPDEARTFGMEGMFRQLGIYSSVGQLYEPVDKDQVMFYREDKKGQILEEGINEAGAMSSFIAAGTSYSCHNQPMLPFYIFYSMFGFQRIGDLAWAAGDSRTRGFLIGGTAGRTTLNGEGLQHEDGHSHIMASTIPNCRTFDPTYGYELAVIIREGTRQMIEEQQNVFYYITVMNEAYQQPAMPKGVEAGIVKGMYLLEEDKKEAAHHVQLLGSGTILREVREAAKILREQFNVGADVWSVTSFNELRRDGLAVERNNRLHPEQKPKLSYVEQCLTGRQGPVIASTDYMKLFADQIRQWVPSKEYKVLGTDGFGRSDSRKKLRHFFEVDRNWVVLAALEALADRGDIEPKVVAEAIAKFGINPEKLNPLDC from the coding sequence ATGCAAGACCTCGATCCCGTCGAAACCCAGGAATGGCTGGACGCCCTTGAGTCTGTTCTTGACAAGGAAGGCGAAGACCGCGCGCATTACCTGATGACCCGCTTGGGCGAACTGGCCACCCGCAGTGGTTCCCAGTTGCCCTATGCGATCACTACGCCGTACCGCAACACCATCCCGGTAACCCACGAAGCACGCATGCCTGGCGACCTGTTCATGGAACGCCGCATTCGCTCGCTGGTACGCTGGAACGCCCTGGCCATGGTGATGCGCACCAACCTGAAAGATCCGGATCTGGGCGGCCACATCTCCAGTTTCGCCTCGTCCGCGACCCTGTATGACATCGGTTTCAACTACTTCTTCCAGGCCCCGACCGACGAGCACGGCGGCGACCTGATCTTCTTCCAGGGCCATGCCTCGCCGGGCGTCTACGCTCGCGCCTTCATGGAAGGCCGGATCAGCGAAGAGCAGCTCGACAATTTCCGCCAGGAAGTCGATGGCAAGGGCCTGTCATCCTATCCGCACCCCTGGCTGATGCCGGATTTCTGGCAGTTCCCGACTGTATCTATGGGTCTGGGCCCGATCCAGGCGATCTACCAGGCACGCTTCATGAAGTACCTGGAAGACCGTGGCTATATCCCGGCCGGCAAGCAGAAAGTCTGGTGCTTCCTCGGCGACGGCGAGTGCGACGAGCCGGAATCCCTCGGCGCCATTTCCCTGGCCGGCCGCGAGAAACTCGACAACCTGATCTTCGTCATCAACTGCAACCTGCAGCGCCTCGACGGCCCGGTGCGCGGCAACGGCAAGATCATTCAGGAACTCGAAGGCGTGTTCCGTGGCGCCCAGTGGAACGTCAACAAGGTGGTCTGGGGTCGCTTCTGGGATCCACTGCTGGCCAAGGACACCGACGGCATCCTGCAACGCCGGATGGACGAAGTGATCGACGGCGAGTACCAGAACTACAAGGCCAAAGACGGCGCCTTCGTTCGTGAGCACTTCTTCAACAGCCCCGAGCTGAAAGAGATGGTCAAAGACCTCTCCGACGACGAGATCTGGAAGCTCAACCGTGGCGGCCACGACCCGTACAAGGTCTATGCGGCCTACCATGACGCGGTCCACCACAAAGCACAGCCGACCGTGATCCTGGCCAAGACCATCAAGGGTTATGGCACCGGCGCGGGCGAAGCGAAGAACACCGCGCACAACACCAAGAAAGTCGACGTCGCCAGCCTCAAGCAGTTCCGCGACCGCTTCGACATCCCGGTCCAGGACGACCAGCTGGAGAACCTGCCGTTCTTCAAGCCGAAACCCGGCAGCGCCGAATACAAGTACCTGCACGAGCGGCGCGCCGCCCTCGGTGGTTTCGTACCGCAGCGCCGCACCAACAGTTTCAGCATCCCGACCCCGCCACTGGATACCCTCAAGGCCATCCTCGACGGCTCCGGCGACCGTGAAATCTCCACCACCATGGCCTTTGTGCGGGTACTCGCCCAGTTGCTCAAGGACAAGGAACTCGGCCAGCGCATCGTGCCGATCATTCCGGACGAGGCGCGTACCTTCGGCATGGAAGGCATGTTCCGCCAGCTCGGCATCTACTCCTCGGTCGGCCAGCTGTATGAGCCGGTGGACAAGGATCAGGTGATGTTCTACCGCGAGGACAAGAAAGGTCAGATCCTCGAGGAAGGCATCAACGAAGCCGGCGCCATGAGCTCCTTCATCGCCGCGGGCACCAGCTACAGCTGCCACAACCAGCCAATGCTGCCGTTCTACATCTTCTATTCGATGTTCGGCTTCCAGCGCATTGGCGATCTGGCCTGGGCTGCCGGCGATAGCCGCACCCGTGGCTTCCTGATCGGCGGCACCGCCGGGCGCACCACGCTCAACGGCGAAGGCCTGCAGCACGAAGACGGTCACAGCCACATCATGGCCTCGACCATTCCCAACTGCCGCACGTTCGACCCGACCTACGGCTACGAGCTGGCGGTGATCATCCGCGAAGGCACGCGGCAGATGATCGAAGAGCAGCAGAACGTCTTCTACTACATCACCGTGATGAACGAGGCGTATCAGCAGCCGGCCATGCCTAAAGGTGTCGAGGCCGGCATCGTCAAGGGCATGTACCTGCTCGAAGAGGACAAGAAGGAAGCCGCCCATCACGTGCAGCTGCTCGGCTCCGGTACCATCCTGCGCGAAGTGCGCGAGGCGGCGAAGATCCTCCGCGAGCAGTTCAACGTCGGCGCCGATGTGTGGAGCGTCACCAGCTTCAACGAACTGCGTCGCGACGGCCTGGCCGTGGAACGCAACAACCGCCTGCATCCCGAGCAGAAGCCCAAGCTGTCGTATGTCGAGCAGTGCCTGACCGGCCGCCAAGGCCCGGTCATCGCCAGCACCGACTACATGAAGCTGTTCGCCGACCAGATTCGCCAGTGGGTTCCCAGCAAGGAATACAAGGTACTGGGTACCGACGGCTTCGGGCGCAGTGACAGCCGCAAGAAGCTGCGTCACTTCTTCGAAGTGGATCGCAACTGGGTGGTCCTGGCCGCCCTCGAAGCCCTCGCCGACCGTGGTGATATCGAACCTAAAGTGGTGGCCGAGGCCATCGCCAAGTTCGGCATCAACCCGGAAAAACTCAACCCACTGGACTGTTAA